A DNA window from Streptomyces bacillaris contains the following coding sequences:
- a CDS encoding ABC transporter substrate-binding protein, with translation MTARSIRGAVAATLVTALSLTAAACSNPDSPKSGSGTATTSAVVGIAYEPDSLSPLLGYGKDGNSKIFDGLLTLDADMKLQPALAVALPEVSADGLTYTYKLRQGVKFSDGKPFGAKDVVFTYRTILDAKTNNPSRTELDAVKDVTAKGEDTVVFTLKYPYAPFAQRTVLPIAPEHIAGKQDVNTGAFTTRPVGTGPYVLTNWSKGEKLSFTANPHYWGGEPEVKKFTMAIIKDDDVRATRLRSGDLDGAILPPNLAKGFAGDKGKKTYAANSYDYRTVTLPTNNKVAGDIAVRRALDVAVDRQTMVDAILNGSGKPAYGPVPTDSEWFTQGTERKHDLAAAQKILDEAGWKPGKDGIRVKDGVRATFPLWYLSGDKLRQEHALAYASDAKKAGIDIRTEAGTWEVIEPRMKHDAVLAGGGSPADPDFDQYTLLKSSLAGDGFNNMAWYDNKAVDAAIEAGRKSGDKAERKKAYDTVQRELVKNPGYTFLTHIDHLYVVDDRFGPLTTQVEPHDHGLASGPWWNVEKWKTENTGDTKK, from the coding sequence ATGACGGCCCGATCGATACGCGGGGCGGTCGCCGCCACGCTGGTGACCGCACTGTCCCTGACCGCGGCAGCCTGCTCCAACCCGGACAGCCCCAAGAGCGGCTCCGGGACCGCGACCACCTCGGCCGTGGTCGGCATCGCCTACGAGCCCGACAGCCTGAGCCCCCTGCTCGGCTACGGCAAGGACGGCAACTCGAAGATCTTCGACGGGCTGCTCACGCTGGACGCCGACATGAAGCTCCAGCCGGCCCTCGCGGTCGCCCTCCCCGAGGTCAGTGCCGACGGGCTGACGTACACGTACAAGCTGCGCCAGGGCGTGAAGTTCAGCGACGGCAAGCCGTTCGGCGCCAAGGACGTCGTCTTCACCTACCGGACCATCCTGGACGCGAAGACCAACAACCCCTCCCGCACCGAGCTGGACGCCGTCAAGGACGTCACCGCGAAGGGCGAGGACACCGTCGTCTTCACGCTCAAGTACCCCTACGCGCCCTTCGCCCAGCGCACCGTCCTGCCCATCGCCCCCGAGCACATCGCGGGCAAGCAGGACGTCAACACCGGCGCCTTCACCACCCGGCCCGTCGGCACCGGACCGTACGTCCTCACCAACTGGTCCAAGGGCGAGAAGCTCAGCTTCACCGCCAACCCCCACTACTGGGGCGGCGAACCCGAGGTGAAGAAGTTCACCATGGCGATCATCAAGGACGACGACGTGCGCGCCACCCGGCTGCGCTCCGGCGACCTCGACGGCGCGATCCTGCCGCCCAACCTCGCCAAGGGCTTCGCGGGCGACAAGGGCAAGAAGACCTACGCGGCCAACAGCTACGACTACCGCACGGTGACGCTCCCCACCAACAACAAGGTCGCGGGCGACATCGCCGTGCGCCGCGCCCTCGATGTCGCCGTCGACCGCCAGACCATGGTCGACGCCATCCTCAACGGCAGCGGCAAGCCCGCCTACGGGCCCGTCCCCACCGACAGCGAGTGGTTCACCCAGGGCACCGAGCGCAAGCACGACCTCGCCGCCGCCCAGAAGATCCTGGACGAGGCCGGGTGGAAGCCGGGCAAGGACGGCATCCGGGTGAAGGACGGCGTCCGCGCCACCTTCCCGCTCTGGTACCTCAGCGGCGACAAGCTCCGTCAGGAGCACGCTCTCGCCTACGCCTCCGACGCCAAGAAGGCGGGCATCGACATCCGCACCGAGGCCGGGACCTGGGAGGTCATCGAGCCTCGGATGAAGCACGACGCCGTGCTCGCGGGCGGCGGCTCCCCGGCCGACCCCGACTTCGACCAGTACACCCTGCTGAAGTCCTCCCTCGCGGGTGACGGCTTCAACAACATGGCCTGGTACGACAACAAGGCCGTCGACGCGGCGATCGAGGCGGGCCGCAAGAGCGGGGACAAGGCCGAGCGGAAGAAGGCGTACGACACCGTCCAGCGCGAGCTGGTGAAGAACCCGGGCTACACCTTCCTCACCCACATCGACCACCTCTACGTCGTCGACGACCGCTTCGGCCCCCTCACCACCCAGGTCGAGCCGCACGACCACGGCCTGGCCTCCGGCCCCTGGTGGAACGTCGAGAAGTGGAAGACCGAGAACACCGGAGACACGAAGAAGTGA
- a CDS encoding acyl-CoA dehydrogenase family protein: MTARTEPQPQPATPDLLYSQDEEDLRSAVRALLADRAAAPTVIAATEADTPYDPRLWEALATGIGAAGLLVPEKLGGQGASHREAAVVLEELGRSVAPAPYLTSSVVATETLLALAGDGGPAAALLGELASGARTAVLAVPFATPPADPAAALATLDGTVRGIADAAVADVLLVPTAEGLYAVEATAPGAAVEPLVPLDLTRPLATLTLSVATGTLLAAPEASATAVERGLLAGAGLLASEQLGIAEWCLTETVRYTRERHQFNRPVGSFQALKHRMAQLWLEVVSARAAARNAADALATGSPDAPLAVAVAQAYCSGVAVHAAEECVQLHGGIGMTWEHPAHLYLKRAKADSIAYGSAGTHREAVAELVELPAP, encoded by the coding sequence ATGACCGCGCGCACCGAGCCGCAGCCCCAGCCCGCCACCCCCGATCTGCTCTACTCCCAGGACGAGGAGGACCTGCGCTCCGCCGTCCGCGCTCTCCTCGCCGACCGGGCCGCCGCGCCGACAGTGATCGCGGCGACCGAGGCGGACACGCCGTACGACCCCCGCCTCTGGGAGGCCCTCGCCACCGGCATCGGTGCCGCCGGGCTCCTCGTCCCCGAGAAGCTCGGCGGCCAGGGCGCGTCCCACCGGGAGGCCGCCGTGGTCCTGGAGGAGCTGGGGCGCAGCGTCGCCCCGGCTCCGTATCTGACCAGCTCCGTCGTGGCCACCGAGACCCTGCTCGCCCTCGCCGGGGACGGCGGACCGGCCGCAGCCCTCCTGGGCGAGCTGGCCTCCGGGGCCCGTACGGCCGTGCTCGCCGTCCCCTTCGCCACCCCGCCCGCGGACCCGGCGGCCGCCCTCGCCACGCTCGACGGTACGGTCCGGGGGATCGCGGACGCGGCCGTGGCCGATGTGCTGCTGGTCCCGACCGCCGAAGGGCTGTACGCGGTCGAGGCCACGGCCCCCGGAGCGGCGGTGGAGCCCCTCGTACCGCTCGACCTCACCCGCCCTCTCGCCACCCTCACCCTCTCCGTCGCGACCGGCACCCTGCTGGCCGCGCCGGAAGCGAGCGCCACCGCCGTGGAACGAGGCCTGCTCGCCGGGGCCGGGCTGCTCGCCTCCGAGCAGCTCGGGATCGCGGAGTGGTGTCTGACCGAGACCGTGCGGTACACCCGCGAACGGCACCAGTTCAACCGGCCCGTGGGCTCGTTCCAGGCGCTCAAGCACCGGATGGCACAGCTCTGGCTGGAGGTCGTCTCGGCCCGCGCCGCCGCCCGCAACGCCGCCGACGCCCTCGCCACCGGCAGCCCCGACGCCCCGCTCGCGGTCGCGGTGGCGCAGGCGTACTGCTCGGGCGTCGCGGTCCACGCGGCCGAGGAGTGCGTCCAGCTCCACGGTGGCATCGGCATGACCTGGGAGCACCCGGCGCACCTGTATCTGAAGCGGGCCAAGGCGGACTCCATCGCCTACGGCTCGGCGGGCACCCACCGGGAGGCCGTCGCGGAGCTGGTGGAGCTGCCCGCGCCGTAG